One Oncorhynchus gorbuscha isolate QuinsamMale2020 ecotype Even-year unplaced genomic scaffold, OgorEven_v1.0 Un_scaffold_2671, whole genome shotgun sequence DNA segment encodes these proteins:
- the LOC124026256 gene encoding C5a anaphylatoxin chemotactic receptor 1-like, translating into MNLVNSSQWFLTQPSPSPAGPSKGLGCSNTWQAETGRITQMVITVLIFLVGVSLNSLVVYALAWRGRGRLTRRGSLGQGETRGASSFRVYVVNLALADLVLLLRTPLMLAYLAHSCSWPVGKLACRLVIFLRGLGLYAAAFLLCAVAVERCLCLLRPVWSSLKRPRWAVPLVCGLLWGLAAALATPYLHTADLLEINGTTQCLESLGYSTGLFVTETVAGFLLPLTVFLVSNVAVLWTARQAGVAGPTSPSSSSSFSATARQMARLYRVLFLTMLLFLSCWVPYFTCRFLRALAVGRPERAGLYRASFTGAYVSLFLVYLKSSLNPVLYVFAARGLGRTVRASLPSTIERVFNYDYSDSRSRRTLRREDSQI; encoded by the exons ATGAACCTTGTGAACAGCAGCCAGTGGTTCCTGACCCAGCCGTCTCCCAGCCCAGCAGGACCCAGTAAAGGACTGGGCTGTAGTAACACCTGGCAGGCAGAGACAGGCCGCATCACTCAGATGGTCATCACCGTGCTCATCTTCCTG GTGGGCGTGTCCTTGAACAGCCTAGTGGTGTATGCGTTGGCCTGGCGTGGGCGTGGCCGCCTGACAAGGCGTGGCAGCTTGGGCCAAGGGGAGACGCGCGGCGCCAGCAGCTTCCGTGTCTACGTAGTGAACCTGGCGCTGGCTGACCTGGTCCTTCTCCTCCGCACCCCTCTAATGCTGGCGTACCTGGCCCACAGCTGTAGCTGGCCCGTGGGGAAACTGGCCTGTCGCCTGGTGATATTCCTGAGAGGCCTGGGACTATACGCCGCAGCCTTCCTGCTGTGTGCCGTGGCTGTGGAGAGATGTCTGTGTCTCCTCAGGCCGGTCTGGTCCAGTCTGAAGCGTCCTCGCTGGGCAGTTCCCCTGGTGTGTGGTCTCCTCTGGGGGCTGGCTGCTGCCCTGGCTACCCCTTACCTCCACACTGCCGACCTGCTGGAGATCAACGGTACTACCCAGTGTCTGGAGAGCCTGGGGTACAGCACGGGGCTGTTTGTGACTGAGACGGTGGCCGGGTTCCTCCTGCCGTTAACGGTGTTCCTGGTGAGTAACGTAGCCGTGCTGTGGACCGCCAGGCAGGCAGGAGTCGCCGGACcaacctctccatcctcctcttcttccttttcGGCGACTGCGAGACAGATGGCCAGGCTGTACCGGGTCCTCTTCCTCACCatgctcctcttcctgtcctgctGGGTCCCCTACTTTACCTGCCGCTTCCTGCGGGCGCTGGCTGTAGGGCGGCCTGAGCGGGCGGGGCTGTACCGGGCGTCGTTCACAGGGGCGTACGTCTCTCTGTTCCTGGTGTACCTGAAGAGCTCCCTGAACCCTGTCCTCTATGTGTTCGCCGCCCGAGGCCTGGGGCGAACCGTCCGCGCCTCGCTCCCCTCCACCATCGAGAGAGTCTTCAACTATGACTATTCTGACTCCAGGAGTAGACGGACCCTAAGGAGGGAGGATTCACAGATCTAG